From Medicago truncatula cultivar Jemalong A17 chromosome 7, MtrunA17r5.0-ANR, whole genome shotgun sequence, a single genomic window includes:
- the LOC120577016 gene encoding uncharacterized protein has product MEYYEYYRRWMYDRTFPGRTGLKPQFVEGVDGFISWAWEQEICRDEGGIRCPCLKCRCRHIITDPGDVKKHLKKVGFMPNYWVWTYNGEMFQNFGVGVNAQASTSHGGTNVETNVEYNEDVNTEQFNMMDDMVADALGVELSYGEDVEDDEEEQPPNEKAQRFYRLLSESNTPLYEGSSHSKLSMCVWLLSHKSNYLNPDDGMDDITKMLKAVTPFKDNLPKNYHAAKRLVMKLGLSVKKIDCCRNGCMLFYDNEFGINDGALEECKFCQSPRYGISKQKRVAVKSMFYLPIIPRLQRLFASMKTASQMTWHHSNGIPGVMRHPSDGEAWKHFDRVHPDFAADPRNVRLGLCSDGFQPYVQSSAKPYSCWPIIVIPYNLPPEMCMTKPYLFLSCIVPGPDNPKVGIDVFLQPLIDDLKRLWAGELTYDISRKQNFKLRAALMWTINDFPAYGMLSGWSTHGRFACPHCMENTKAFTLESGGKSSWFDCHRPFLPHNHPFTSWQDSQVEGDQVDPSILEMRDEVEDENEDVVDDNNEGDQQDNQVDDGDVDEYNYASDNNT; this is encoded by the coding sequence ATGGAGTATTATGAATATTATCGTCGTTGGATGTACGATAGGACGTTTCCGGGAAGAACTGGACTAAAACCGCAATTTGTCGAAGGAGTTGACGGATTTATTTCATGGGCATGGGAGCAAGAAATCTGTAGAGATGAGGGAGGAATTAGATGTCCGTGTCTAAAATGTAGGTGCAGACATATAATTACCGATCCTGGGGATGTGAAGAAACACCTAAAAAAAGTTGGTTTTATGCCTAATTATTGGGTTTGGACATATAATGGTGAAATGTTTCAGAATTTTGGGGTAGGGGTCAATGCACAAGCTTCTACTAGCCATGGTGGAACAAATGTGGAAACAAATGTGGAATACAATGAAGATGTCAACACAGAACAATTCAACATGATGGATGATATGGTTGCGGACGCTTTAGGGGTGGAATTGTCTTACGGtgaagatgttgaagatgatgaagaggaaCAACCCCCGAATGAGAAGGCGCAAAGATTTTATCGATTGTTGAGTGAAAGTAATACACCTTTGTATGAAGGTTCTTCGCACTCTAAGCTATCTATGTGTGTGTGGCTTTTATCTCATAAGTCGAATTATCTTAATCCTGATGATGGTATGGATGATATTACGAAGATGTTGAAGGCCGTGACTCCGTTCAAAGATAATCTGCCAAAGAATTATCATGCTGCGAAGAGGTTGGTGATGAAGTTGGGATTATCAGTTAAAAAGATTGATTGTTGTAGAAATGGATGCATGTTGTTTTATGACAATGAGTTTGGGATAAATGATGGAGCATTGGAGGAATGTAAATTTTGTCAAAGCCCGAGGTACGGTATTAGCAAGCAGAAACGAGTTGCGGTTAAGTCAATGTTTTACTTGCCAATAATACCAAGATTACAAAGACTGTTTGCATCGATGAAAACTGCTAGTCAAATGACGTGGCATCATTCAAATGGAATTCCCGGAGTGATGCGACATCCTTCTGACGGTGAAGCGTGGAAACACTTTGATCGAGTACATCCTGATTTTGCAGCAGATCCACGGAATGTGAGACTTGGATTATGCTCTGACGGTTTTCAGCCATATGTCCAATCCTCGGCAAAACCATATTCTTGTTGGCCAATCATTGTAATCCCGTATAATCTCCCTCCTGAAATGTGCATGACAAAACCATACTTGTTTTTGAGTTGTATTGTACCAGGACCAGATAACCCTAAAGTAGGCATAGACGTGTTTCTACAAccgttaattgatgatttgaagagGTTGTGGGCTGGAGAATTGACATATGATATTTctagaaaacaaaatttcaagttgAGAGCAGCTTTGATGTGGACCATTAATGATTTTCCCGCTTATGGCATGTTGTCCGGTTGGAGTACCCATGGTAGATTTGCATGTCCACATTGTATGGAAAATACAAAGGCATTTACTTTGGAAAGTGGAGGGAAGAGTTCGTGGTTTGACTGTCATCGTCCGTTCTTGCCTCATAATCACCCGTTTACAAGTTGGCAAGACTCTCAAGTTGAAGGGGATCAGGTTGATCCTTCTATTTTGGAGATGCGtgatgaagttgaagatgagaatgaagacgttgttgatgataataatGAAGGGGACCAGCAAGACAATCAAGTTGATGATGGTGATGTAGATGAATATAACTATGCGTCTGATAACAACACTTGA
- the LOC112420930 gene encoding uncharacterized protein has product MKCTWNPRYYAQIRRNFHIRASARLSDMLRHVRLRHETAGKRPYWIGEPLMRQLVDYWGSPEFKTKSEKAKKNRASEKGGCIHTGGCISTAEHARRLAKKLGREPYINELHKKTHTYRSGQYVDDRSKICQEEYDRQLSEALSRGCSVDEALTLRAWTKVAGEKKKGRLYGAGNLAGNYRKGVATTLKLTLNAGEGSSRQPELTPEIRDLITRLTQEQLAAHMQTQQDLIHEVVRKQREFLDSQLDTFRQEQGWNMNEQGVGQQSGSRESVRAPPVCDDDADGPYEVYGEGEEDDDDDLEMDD; this is encoded by the exons ATGAAGTGTACCTGGAACCCCAGGTACTATGCTCAGATAAGGAGGAACTTTCACATTAGAGCTTCTGCCCGCCTCTCCGACATGTTGCGACATGTCCGACTTCGTCACGAGACTGCTGGAAAGAGGCCCTACTGGATCGGGGAGCCACTTATGAGGCAGTTGGTGGACTATTGGGGGAGTCCAGAGTTTAAGACGAAATCAGAGAAGGCAAAGAAGAACAGAGCATCAGAGAAAGGGGGATGCATCCACACGGGAGGCTGCATAAGCACAGCAGAGCATGCCCGTCGACtg GCAAAGAAGCTGGGTAGGGAGCCATACATAAATGAGCTCCACAAGAAGACCCACACATATCGATCAGGCCAGTATGTTGATGATCGCTCCAAGATATGCCAG gagGAGTATGATCGTCAGCTATCGGAGGCGCTCTCCCGTGGATGCTCTGTTGATGAAGCTCTCACACTTCGTGCATGGACGAAAGTTGCTGGTGAGAAGAAGAAGGGGCGATTGTACGGTGCAGGAAACTTAGCTGGAAACTACCGCAAGGGTGTTGCTACCACTCTAAAGTTGACCCTTAATGCTGGGGAGGGCTCTTCTCGGCAACCTGAGCTCACTCCAGAAATACGGGATCTGATCACTAGGTTGACTCAAGAACAGCTTGCTGCCCATATGCAAACCCAACAGGACCTGATCCATGAGGTGGTTAGGAAGCAACGAGAATTCCTAGACTCTCAGTTGGACACATTTAGGCAAGAGCAAGGCTGGAATATGAATGAGCAAGGTGTTGGGCAGCAGAGTGGAAGCCGAGAGAGTGTGAGGGCTCCTCCAGTGTGTGATGATGATGCGGACGGCCCCTATGAAGTGTATGGTGAGGgcgaagaggatgatgatgacgacCTCGAGATGGATGATTGA